A section of the Streptomyces sp. V3I8 genome encodes:
- a CDS encoding S16 family serine protease, whose protein sequence is MPSRFSRFSPLSRLQAVGVCALPVVGLLAVAVFAPLPFSLAQPGMTADVLGENKGDPVITISGAKARETSGQLRMTTIEATGPDADIGLGDVLDGWFRTDRAVMPRDAVYPNGDSVEEIEDYNAEEMKKSQDTATEAALDHLGEKPDGIEVTLELADVGGPSAGLLFSLGIVDKLDGDGSGGDLTGGRVIAGTGTIDAGGKVGAVGGVALKTQAARRDGATVFLVPKAECSDAESELPKGLRLIPVTTLKGAVDSLVALEKGRGSVPSC, encoded by the coding sequence GTGCCCTCTCGCTTCTCTCGGTTCTCCCCGCTTTCCCGGCTCCAGGCCGTCGGTGTCTGTGCCCTGCCCGTCGTGGGCCTGCTCGCCGTGGCGGTGTTCGCGCCGTTGCCGTTCTCGTTGGCGCAGCCCGGGATGACCGCGGACGTCCTCGGGGAGAACAAGGGCGACCCGGTGATCACGATCTCCGGTGCGAAGGCCCGCGAGACGAGCGGGCAGCTGCGGATGACGACCATCGAGGCGACCGGACCGGACGCGGACATCGGCCTCGGTGACGTGCTCGACGGCTGGTTCCGTACGGACCGCGCGGTGATGCCGCGCGACGCGGTCTATCCGAACGGGGACAGCGTCGAGGAGATCGAGGACTACAACGCCGAGGAGATGAAGAAGTCCCAGGACACCGCCACCGAGGCGGCCCTGGACCACCTGGGCGAGAAGCCGGACGGCATCGAGGTCACCCTGGAGCTCGCCGACGTGGGCGGTCCGAGCGCCGGGCTCCTCTTCTCCCTCGGCATCGTCGACAAGCTGGACGGCGACGGCAGCGGCGGCGACCTCACGGGCGGCCGCGTCATCGCCGGTACGGGGACGATCGACGCCGGCGGAAAGGTCGGCGCGGTCGGGGGAGTGGCCCTCAAGACCCAGGCCGCCCGCCGCGACGGCGCGACGGTCTTCCTGGTGCCGAAGGCGGAGTGCTCCGACGCGGAGTCGGAGCTGCCGAAAGGGCTCCGCCTCATCCCGGTGACGACCCTGAAGGGTGCCGTCGACTCCCTCGTGGCGCTGGAGAAGGGCCGGGGCTCCGTCCCCTCCTGTTAG
- a CDS encoding ABC transporter permease has translation MNFWEYLGSRHQQLLADAYQHAGAVFQCMVVATLLGVLIGVVTYRSGWAGNLATTTTATLLTIPSLAMIGLLIPVVGLGVPPTVIALVLYGLLPVVRNSIVGLRGVDPSLVDAATGIGMSRIARLVRVELPLAWPPILTGIRVSTQMLMGIAAIAAYASGPGLGNEIFRGIASLGSRNALNQVLAGTLGIIVLALLFDAAYVLVGRLTIPRGIRV, from the coding sequence GTGAACTTCTGGGAGTACCTCGGCAGTCGTCATCAGCAGCTCCTCGCCGACGCCTACCAGCACGCCGGCGCCGTCTTCCAGTGCATGGTCGTCGCGACCCTCCTGGGCGTGCTCATCGGGGTCGTCACCTACCGCAGCGGCTGGGCCGGGAACCTGGCCACGACGACGACCGCGACCCTGCTCACCATTCCGTCGCTCGCCATGATCGGCCTGCTGATCCCGGTCGTGGGACTGGGTGTCCCGCCCACCGTCATCGCCCTCGTCCTGTACGGACTGCTGCCCGTCGTCCGCAACTCGATCGTCGGGCTGCGCGGGGTCGACCCGTCGCTGGTGGACGCCGCCACAGGCATCGGGATGTCGCGGATCGCGCGGCTCGTACGCGTCGAGCTGCCGCTGGCCTGGCCGCCGATCCTGACCGGGATCCGGGTCTCCACGCAGATGCTGATGGGCATCGCCGCCATCGCCGCGTACGCCTCCGGGCCCGGGCTCGGCAATGAGATCTTCCGCGGGATCGCCTCGCTGGGCAGCAGGAACGCGCTCAACCAGGTGCTCGCGGGCACGCTCGGGATCATCGTCCTCGCGCTGTTGTTCGACGCCGCATACGTCCTCGTCGGGCGGCTGACCATCCCCAGGGGGATCCGTGTCTGA
- the hppD gene encoding 4-hydroxyphenylpyruvate dioxygenase, with the protein MTQTTHHTPDTARQADPFPVKGMDAVVFAVGNAKQAAHYYSTAFGMKLVAYSGPENGSRETASYVLENGSARFVFTSVIKPATPWGHFLTEHVTEHGDGVVDLAIEVPDARAAFAYAVEHGARPLTEPHEVEDEHGTVVLAAIATYGRTRHTLVERTGYEGPYLPGYTAAAPIVEPPARRTFQAIDHCVGNVELGRMNEWVGFYNKVMGFTNMKEFVGDDIATEYSALMSKVVADGTLKVKFPINEPAVAKKKSQIDEYLEFYGGAGVQHIALNTNDIVSTVRTMRAAGVQFLDTPDSYYDTLGEWAGETRVPVETLRELKILVDRDEDGYLLQIFTKPVQDRPTVFFEMIERHGSMGFGKGNFKALFEAIEREQERRGNL; encoded by the coding sequence ATGACTCAGACCACGCACCACACCCCCGACACCGCGCGGCAGGCAGACCCCTTCCCGGTCAAGGGAATGGACGCGGTCGTCTTCGCCGTGGGCAACGCCAAGCAGGCGGCGCACTACTACTCCACCGCCTTCGGTATGAAGCTCGTCGCCTACTCCGGACCGGAGAACGGCAGCCGGGAGACCGCCAGCTACGTCCTGGAGAACGGCTCCGCCCGCTTCGTGTTCACCTCGGTCATCAAGCCCGCCACCCCCTGGGGCCACTTCCTCACCGAGCACGTGACCGAACACGGCGACGGGGTCGTCGACCTGGCCATCGAGGTGCCGGACGCCCGCGCCGCGTTCGCCTACGCCGTCGAGCACGGGGCCCGCCCGCTCACCGAGCCGCACGAGGTCGAGGACGAGCACGGCACGGTCGTCCTCGCCGCGATCGCCACGTACGGCAGGACCCGTCACACCCTGGTCGAACGCACGGGCTACGAGGGCCCCTACCTCCCCGGCTACACGGCCGCCGCCCCGATCGTCGAACCGCCCGCCCGGCGCACCTTCCAGGCCATCGACCACTGCGTGGGCAACGTCGAACTGGGCCGGATGAACGAGTGGGTCGGCTTCTACAACAAGGTCATGGGCTTCACGAACATGAAGGAGTTCGTGGGCGACGACATCGCCACCGAGTACAGCGCCCTGATGTCGAAGGTCGTCGCCGACGGCACGCTCAAGGTCAAGTTCCCGATCAACGAGCCCGCCGTCGCCAAGAAGAAGTCCCAGATCGACGAGTACCTGGAGTTCTACGGCGGCGCCGGCGTCCAGCACATCGCCCTGAACACCAACGACATCGTCAGCACGGTCCGCACGATGCGCGCCGCGGGCGTTCAGTTCCTCGACACCCCGGACTCCTACTACGACACCCTCGGCGAGTGGGCGGGCGAGACCCGCGTCCCCGTCGAGACCCTGCGCGAGCTGAAGATCCTGGTCGACCGCGACGAGGACGGCTACCTGCTCCAGATCTTCACCAAGCCGGTCCAGGACCGTCCGACCGTCTTCTTCGAGATGATCGAACGCCACGGCTCGATGGGCTTCGGCAAGGGCAACTTCAAGGCCCTCTTCGAAGCGATCGAACGAGAGCAGGAACGCCGCGGCAACCTCTGA
- a CDS encoding Lrp/AsnC family transcriptional regulator → MGIDRLDGRLIVLLAREPRIGVLEMSRRLGVARGTVQARLDRLQSNGVIRGFGPQVDPAALGYPVTAFATLEIRQGQGADVRAHLATVPEVLELHTTTGGGDMLCRLVARSNADLQRVIDRVVGFDGIVRASTAIVMENPVPLRIIPLVEQASRDDG, encoded by the coding sequence GTGGGGATCGACCGGCTGGACGGGCGGCTCATCGTGCTGCTGGCCCGGGAACCGCGGATCGGCGTGCTGGAGATGTCCCGCCGGCTCGGTGTCGCGCGCGGGACCGTGCAGGCGCGGCTGGACCGGCTTCAGTCGAATGGCGTCATCCGGGGGTTCGGGCCGCAGGTGGATCCCGCGGCCCTCGGCTATCCCGTCACCGCCTTCGCGACCCTTGAGATCCGGCAGGGCCAAGGCGCGGACGTACGGGCCCACTTGGCGACCGTGCCGGAGGTGCTGGAGCTGCACACGACCACGGGTGGCGGGGACATGCTGTGCCGGCTCGTGGCGCGGTCCAACGCCGATCTCCAGCGTGTGATCGACCGCGTCGTCGGTTTTGATGGCATCGTCCGGGCCTCCACGGCGATCGTCATGGAGAACCCGGTTCCGCTGCGGATCATCCCGCTGGTGGAGCAGGCGTCGAGGGACGACGGGTGA
- a CDS encoding glycine betaine ABC transporter substrate-binding protein, which yields MRRPTAPVAATALLAALAVVPGCGLTSGSPMVDDVKPGSVGRGQPLKGADLTVTSKEFTEQLVLGAIMGIAFQAAGADVLDRTGIQGSIGSREAVRNGDADAGYEYTGTAWITYLGNSDPIADPGKQWEAVREADRKNGLTWLAPSALNNTYALAMNRTNSKKYGTRTLSEVAALARSDPKAVTVCVESEFANRADGMPGMEKAYGMKLPGGNITQMDTGIIYTQVKKGSCTYGEVFTTDGRIKSMDLAVMTDDRKFFPNYNVAPQINSRTFEKYPAIADVLAPVTARLDNAVAQELNAKVDVDGEDPHAVALDWMKAEGFVKEG from the coding sequence ATGAGACGTCCCACGGCTCCGGTGGCGGCGACGGCCCTGCTGGCCGCGCTCGCCGTGGTCCCCGGGTGCGGGCTGACCAGCGGGTCGCCCATGGTCGACGACGTGAAGCCGGGATCGGTCGGGCGGGGGCAGCCGCTCAAGGGCGCCGATCTGACCGTGACCAGCAAGGAGTTCACCGAGCAGCTCGTCCTCGGGGCGATCATGGGCATCGCGTTCCAGGCGGCCGGCGCCGACGTCCTGGACCGCACGGGCATCCAGGGCTCCATCGGCTCCCGGGAAGCGGTCAGGAACGGGGACGCGGACGCCGGTTACGAGTACACGGGCACCGCGTGGATCACCTACCTGGGCAACAGCGACCCGATCGCGGACCCGGGGAAGCAGTGGGAGGCCGTGCGCGAGGCGGACCGGAAGAACGGGCTCACCTGGCTGGCGCCCTCGGCGCTGAACAACACGTACGCGCTCGCCATGAACCGGACCAACTCCAAGAAGTACGGCACGAGGACGCTCTCCGAGGTGGCCGCCCTCGCCAGGTCGGACCCCAAGGCGGTCACGGTCTGCGTGGAGAGCGAGTTCGCCAACCGGGCGGACGGGATGCCGGGCATGGAGAAGGCGTACGGGATGAAGCTGCCCGGCGGGAACATCACGCAGATGGACACCGGGATCATCTACACCCAGGTGAAGAAGGGGAGCTGCACCTACGGGGAGGTCTTCACCACCGACGGGCGCATCAAGTCCATGGACCTCGCGGTGATGACGGACGACAGGAAGTTCTTCCCCAACTACAACGTGGCTCCGCAGATCAACTCCAGGACCTTCGAGAAGTATCCGGCGATCGCCGACGTCCTGGCGCCGGTCACGGCACGGCTGGACAACGCCGTGGCGCAGGAACTGAACGCGAAGGTGGACGTCGACGGCGAGGACCCGCACGCGGTGGCACTGGACTGGATGAAGGCGGAGGGGTTCGTGAAGGAGGGCTGA
- a CDS encoding betaine/proline/choline family ABC transporter ATP-binding protein (Members of the family are the ATP-binding subunit of ABC transporters for substrates such as betaine, L-proline or other amino acids, choline, carnitine, etc. The substrate specificity is best determined from the substrate-binding subunit, rather than this subunit, as it interacts with the permease subunit and not with substrate directly.) has protein sequence MSETPAVPVPVPDERAGDGGAGEDRATTGATIRLENLTKRYPGSPDPAVDSVTMEISAGELVVFVGPSGCGKSTTLKMINRLIEPSGGRIRIGGEDVTHMDPVKLRRKIGYAIQSSGLFPHMTVAQNIGLVPKMVGWSKTRVADRIEEMLDLVGLDPGEFHGRYPRQLSGGQQQRVGVARALAADPPVLLMDEPFGAVDPITRDHLQDELIRLQHELHKTIVFVTHDFDEAIKLGDRIAVLRERSHIAQFDTPEAILTNPADDFVSGFVGAGAALKRLNLTRVRNVEITDYPTVTVDDPLQEIFNRVRASGTNEILLLDRRGRPYKWLRRGDLMRARGSLARAGTPVNDTVTRDATLRDALEAVLTDNAGRVVVTGRRGEYTGVVDMETLMNSVHELLEADRLEAMENQHELAESRLEQTRHEQEGVHGGGEEQA, from the coding sequence GTGTCTGAGACACCCGCGGTACCGGTGCCGGTGCCCGACGAGCGCGCCGGGGACGGGGGCGCAGGCGAGGACCGGGCCACGACCGGGGCCACCATCCGGCTGGAGAATCTCACCAAGCGGTACCCGGGAAGTCCCGATCCCGCCGTCGACAGCGTCACCATGGAGATCAGCGCCGGTGAGCTGGTCGTCTTCGTGGGGCCCTCGGGATGCGGGAAGTCCACCACCCTGAAGATGATCAACCGGCTGATCGAGCCCTCCGGCGGACGGATCCGGATCGGTGGCGAGGACGTCACCCACATGGATCCCGTGAAACTGCGGCGCAAGATCGGGTACGCCATCCAGTCCTCGGGGCTCTTCCCCCATATGACCGTCGCCCAGAACATCGGGCTCGTGCCGAAGATGGTCGGCTGGTCGAAGACGCGGGTCGCGGACCGGATCGAGGAGATGCTGGACCTGGTCGGGCTCGACCCCGGTGAGTTCCACGGCCGTTATCCGCGGCAGCTGTCCGGCGGCCAGCAGCAGCGGGTGGGCGTGGCGCGGGCGCTGGCCGCCGATCCGCCGGTGCTGCTGATGGACGAGCCGTTCGGCGCCGTCGACCCCATCACGCGCGACCACCTCCAGGACGAGCTGATCCGGCTCCAGCACGAGCTGCACAAGACCATCGTCTTCGTCACGCACGACTTCGACGAGGCCATCAAGCTGGGCGACCGGATCGCGGTGCTGCGGGAGCGGTCGCACATCGCGCAGTTCGACACCCCGGAGGCGATCCTCACCAACCCGGCCGACGACTTCGTGTCCGGGTTCGTGGGCGCCGGGGCCGCCCTGAAGCGGCTGAACCTGACGCGCGTACGGAACGTGGAGATCACCGACTATCCGACGGTGACCGTCGACGACCCGCTGCAGGAGATCTTCAACAGGGTCAGGGCGAGCGGTACGAACGAGATCCTGCTGCTCGACCGGCGGGGCCGGCCCTACAAGTGGCTGCGGCGCGGCGACCTCATGCGGGCCCGGGGCTCACTGGCCCGCGCGGGCACGCCGGTGAACGACACGGTGACCCGGGACGCGACGCTGCGGGACGCGCTGGAGGCCGTGCTCACGGACAATGCCGGGCGGGTCGTGGTGACCGGGCGGCGCGGGGAGTACACCGGCGTGGTGGACATGGAGACGCTCATGAACTCCGTGCACGAGCTGCTGGAGGCCGACCGGCTCGAAGCGATGGAGAACCAGCACGAACTGGCGGAGTCGCGCCTCGAGCAGACCCGTCACGAGCAGGAGGGCGTGCACGGCGGTGGGGAGGAGCAGGCATGA